In the genome of Cryptosporangium aurantiacum, the window GGCTCCGTCCGGCGCCGATGGACCTGCGCGCGTTGGCCGCCGACGCGCTGGCCGACCTGCGCGCGCTGGCCCCGGACCGGCCCGCCGAGATCACCGGCCCTGGCGGCGGGCCGATCGCGCCCGCGCCCGCCGTCGGCGACGAGGTGCGCCTCCGGCAGGTGGTGTCCAATTTGCTCGGCAACGCGGTCGCGCACACGCCCGCGGGCACCGGCGTCCGGATCGGCGTCGGCACCGTCGACGGCCGCGCGGTCCTCGAGGTCGCCGACCACGGCCCCGGCGTCCCCGCGGAGCTGCGCGACCGGGTCTTCGAACGGTTCTACCGCGCGGACTCCTCCCGCACCCGCGATGCCGGTGGCGGCGCCGGGCTCGGCCTGGCGATCGCGCAATCGGTCGCGCTGGCACACGGCGGCCGGGTCACGCTCGCGCCCACCCCCGGCGGCGGCGCCACGTTCCGGCTGGAACTTCCCAGCGAGTGACCCGGAGCAGCCGGGGGACGGCCCGGTGCGGCCCGGTGGCGGCGACCCGGAGCAGCCGGGGACGGCCAGGCGCGGCCGGCACCGGCCTGGGAACGCCCGGTGCGGCCGGCACCGGCCCGGGAACGCCCGGTGCGGCCGGGAGCGGCCCGGGAACGCCCGGTCCTGCCGGGAGCGGCCCGCGAGCGGCCCGGAGCGGCGCGCGAGCAGCCCGAGGGCAGGGCCGGAACCGAACGGGTCGGGGCGGCGTCCTATCGCCATGCCCCGCCGCGTCGCCGTCGCCCTCCTCGCGCTGCTGACCGCCGCGTGCGGCCCCGCCGAACCCCCGGCCTGTGCTCCGTGTGCCGGTCCCAGCGTCAGCGTCGACCTCACGTCGGTGATTCGACTCCTGCCCGCCGGCACCACGGCGCAGCTCTGCATCACCCCGCCCGCGAAGGCCGAGGCCTGCAAAACCCCCGAGCCGGTGTCGCAGGGCACGGTGTTGCTGTTCGGGCTCGACGGGTCCGCGCTCACCACGCTCGGGGTCGTCCTCGCCGTCCCGGGACGCCCGCCGACCCGCTTCGAGGTCCTCCATCCGACGCCGTACCAGGACCGGTGTTGCTGCGTGGACGACTGCCACACGTATCGCTCCTACTCCTACCGGCTGGCCGGCCCCGACGGCCCGCTCGTCCATCGCCCGCAGCCGCGACCGTCGTGACCAGCCACCGATCAGAGCCGCCCGGCGCCCGCTCCCGCCCGCACCACCGCAGCCACCCGCGCCACCGGATCGACCCGGCCCACCCGCGTCGGCGTCCACCCCGCGTCGTTCCCGAGATCCGGGTCGTGCGCCGCGTTGTAGGCCGCGACCAGGTCCACCGGAGCGCCGTTCACCGTGTTGTCGCGGGCGGTCAGCGCCGTGCCGCCCCAGTGGTAGAGGAGGTCACCCGCGGGCACGCCCGCACCCAGCAGGAACGCGTTGCGCTCGGCCACGATCGCGGACTCGACACCGACCCCGAGCGCGTACTCGAACGGGTCCGCGGCCGGGATCTCGTACAGGTTGTTGTAGACGTGCACCGGCCCGAACCGCACCCGCGGCAGCCGCTGGAGCACGTCGGTGTACCGGTTGTGGTGCAGGGTCACGCGCAGCTTGCCGCGGTCGTCGGCCGGGTTGTTCGTGGACCCGATCAGCGACACCTTGTCGTGCCGCGCGAACACGTTCCACGAGCCGGTGACCAGGTCCGAGCCGCGCGTGATGTCGAACTGGCCGTCGTGCACCTGGTACGGACGCCCGAAGTACACCGGTTGCTCCGAGTCCGGGTTGGCGCCGTCGGTGAACGTGTTGTGGTCGACCCAGACCCGGCTCGCGCCGAGCAGCTGCAGGTTGTCATAGGCGGAGTTCCAGTTGCCGGTCGCGCCGTCGGTCGGATCCCACTGCGGGAAGCAGTCCGCCGCGTCCTCGAACCGCAGGTTCCGCACGATGACGTTCGAGACGCCGTCGAGCACCAGGCTCAGCCCGAGCAGCCGTGCGTTCCGGCCCAGCCCCACGATCGTCGTGTTCGAGCCGACCGGAATCTTGATCTGCGCGGCCTGGGCCGCCGCCGACCGCACCCGCGCCTCCTCCAGCGGACCGCTCGGCTCCGCGGTGCGCCCCCAAACCGCCGGGTCGTACGCGGCGAGGTAACCCGCGAGCGTGTAGCCGGGGTCGGCGTATGCGGCGCACCCCGCGTCGTCGCGGATCGTGCCCCGCACGTAGACGATCTTCGGCGCGGAGCCGGCCACCGCGTCGACCAGCTGCCGCCGGGTACTCACGACCACCGGGCGCGGGTCCGCCGCCCCGCCGGTGGTGCCGCCGCCCCATCCGTCGTTCGCGGCGAGCGTCTGCCTGCCGAGCTCGGTCGGCGCCGCGGTGGCCGGGGGAGTGAGGGTCAGGAGCAGCACGAGGCCGCCTACGGCGGCCAGGAGTCGGGACATCGGCGTCCTTTCGTCGGGGTTCCGCAATAACAAGCCCAAACACACGCGGACGCTCCACCGCGCACCACCGCACGCCCGCGCCCAGGTGGTGCCCGCGCCCGCACCCAGGTGGCGCGCGCCGCGATCTTCTGCGTTCTGGGCCTCTAAGCCGCTCGTAGAGGCCCACAACGCGTCAACCCGTGGGCGCCACGTGCTCGGCGTAGCGGTGAACGACCTCGCTCACCACCTGATCGAACGGCGCCGCCCACACGTCGGCGTGAAACACCTCCACTTCGACGTCGCCGCGGTACCCGGCGCGCGCCACCGCCGCGCCGAGCGTCCGGAAGTCGATGTACCCGTCGCCCGGCAGGCCGCGCGCGAGCAGCGCGTCCGGCGGCAGCGGCAGGATCCAGTCGCACACCTGGTACGCGGCGATCCGGTCGCCGGCCCGGGCGATCGCGGCCTCCACCCGGGGGTCCCACCAGACGTGGAACGTGTCGACGACGACGCCGACCTGCGCGGCCGGGAAGCGCAGCGCCAGGTCCAGCGCCTGGTCCAGGGTGGAGAGCACGCCCCGGTCGGCGCAGTAGATCGGGTGCATCGGCTCGAGCGCCAGCCGTACGCCCGCCGCCGCGGCGTACGGAGCGAGCGCGGCGACCCCGTCGGCGACGCGTTCCCGGGCCGCGGCGAGGTCCCGGGAGCCCGGCGGCAAACCGCCGACGACCAGCACCAACGTGGACGTGCCGAGGGCTGCGGCCTCGTCGATCGCGCGCCGGTTCTCGTCCAGTGCGGCGTCCCGGTCGTCGCCGGTGAGGAACCCGCCCCGGCACAGCGACGACACCCGCAGCCCCGCGTCCCGGACGAGTTTGGCGCCGCGCTCGACGCCGACGTCGGCGAGCGGTTCGCGCCACACGCCGATCGCCTCGATCCCGGCGCGGGCACAGGCGTCCACGGCCTCGGCGAGCGAGGCCCGGTTGATCGTCTTCTGGTTCAGCGAGAGGCTCATGCGCCGTGCACCGCCAGGAACGCGCGCATCCGCGCCGACGCCAGCTCGGGGTCAGGGAACAGCCCGGCGCGGTCGGCCAGCCGGAACGTCTCCACCAGGTGGGGGAGGCTGCGGGCCGTCGTCGCGCCGCCCACCATCGCGAACGCCGGTTGGTGCCCGGCGAGCCAGGCGAGGAACACGATCCCGGTCTTGTACGCCGAGGTCGGGGCGGCGAACAGGTGCCGGGCGAGCGGCACGGTCGGTGCCAGGGTCGCGTCGTACGCGTCCAGGTCTCCGGTGTCCAGGAAGCCCAATGCGGCGGACGCCGCCGGCGCGATCGGATCCAGCACCCCCAGCAGGGCGTGCGAGTACCCGGACGAATCGCCTCGGATCAGCGCCGGGTAGTGGAAGTCGTCGCCGGTGTAGAGCTTGACGCCGTCCGGCAGCCGCCGCCGCAGCGAGACCTCGTGGGAAGCGTCGAGCAGCGAGACCTTGACGCCGTCCACGGCGCCCGGGTGTTGAGCGATGATCGACAGCAGCGTCTCGGTCGCATCCGGAACCGACGAGCTGCCCCAGTAGCCGCGCAGGTGCGGGTCGAACATCTCGCCGAGCCAGTGCAGGATCACCGGGCGCGCGACCTGCTTCAACAGCGTGCCGTAGACGGAAAGGTAGTCCTCGGGGCCGCGTGCGACGGCCGCGAGCTGCCGGGACGCCATCAGGATCACTTGCGCGCCGGTGTCCTCGACGAACGCGACCTGCTCCTCGTACGCGGCCAGCACTTCACCCGGCGACGACAGGGCCCCGGCGTGGTCGGTGCCGGCTCCGCAGGCCAGCGGCCCGGTGGCTTCGGCGGCCGAGAGCGCGATGAGTGTCCTCGTCGCGGCCCAGTCGAGACCGGCGTTGCGCTGGGCGGTGTCCATCGCGTCGGCGACACCGAGCCCCCACGACCAGAGGTGGCGGCGGAACGCGAGCGTGGTCTCCCAGTCGACGACGGCCGGTGCGCCGGGGGTGTTGTCGGCGAACGGGTCGGCGACCACGTGGGCCGCCGCGAACACGGTGCGTGAGACGAACGGCGCGGTGGGGACCGACCACGCGCCCGGCGTCCCCATGACGTAGTTGGGCCCACCGGGGAGCCGCACCTCAGGCATCGAGCACCACCCGGCGGCCTTCGGCCGCTGACCGGAGGCCGGCCTCGGCGAGCGCCACCCCGCGGGCGCCGGACGCGAAGTCGTGCGGGAACGGGGTTCCGGCGCAGACGTGCCGCAGGAACGCTTCCCACTGGACCTTGAAGCCGTTGTCGGTGACGCCGTTGTCGGGGACTTCCTGCCACTGGTCGCGGAAGCGTTCGGTGGTCGGCGCGTCCGGGTCCCAGGTGGGCATCGGGGTGGCGGCGCGGTGCTGGATCCGGCAGCGGTGCAGGCCGGCGACGGCGCTGCCCTCGACGCCGTCGACCTGGAATTCGACCAGCTCGTCGCGGTTGACGCGGGTGCACCAGGAGGAGTTGATCTGCGCGATCACGCCGCCGGAGAGTTCGAAGATGCCGTAGGCGGCGTCGTCGGCGGTGGCGCGGTATTCCGACCCGTTTTCGTCCCAGCGGGTCGGCACGTGCGTGGCGATCCGTGCGGTCACCGCTTCGACGGGCCCGAACAGGTGCTCGAGCACGTAGGACCAGTGGCAGAACATGTCGAGCGTGATGCCGCCGCCGTCCTCGGTGCGGTAGTTCCAACTCGGACGCTGTGCGGGTTGCCAGTCGCCTTCGAACACCCAGTAGCCGAACTCGCCGCGTACCGAGAGGACGCGGCCGAAGAAGCCGCCGTCGAGTAACCGGCGCAGTTTGAGCAGGCCGGGGAGGAACAGTTTGTCCTGGACGACGCCGTGCCGGACGCCCGCCTGGGACGCGAGGTGCGCGAGGTCGAGCGCGCCGTCGAGGGTCTCGGCGAGCGGCTTTTCGGTGTAGACGTGTTTGCCCGCGGCGAGCGCGGCTTTGATCGCCTTCTCGCGGGCCTGGGTGATCTGGGCGTCGAAGTAGACGTCGCAGGCGTCGAGGGCTTCGGACAGGTCGGTGGTCCACCGCTCGAGGCCGTGGCGCAGGGCGAGCGCGCGGAGTTTGGCGGCGTCCCGGCCCACCAGGATGGGTTCGGGCACCACGCGGGAGCCGTCCGGCAGCAGGACGCCGCCCTCGTCCCGGATCGCCAGGATCGACCGGACCAGGTGCTGGCGATATCCCATCCGGCCGGTCACGCCGTTCATGGCGATGCCGAGCGTGCGTTGTTCCATGCTGCCTCTCTTCCGCTCGCGGCGGGCGCGCCACAAGGGGCTCCGCCCGCTGGAAACCGCTTTCCACGGTGGACCCCCGGAATCCGTGCTGTCAACCTCCGAAATCCGCGAGAAACGGACCGTTGACACGGGAATGGCTGCGCCCTATGGTCCGTCGGCAAGCGCTTTCCCACGTCTGCCGGCCGCACCGACGGCGGGCGATCCCAGCGCGCCTCCCCATTCGTCGCGGGCCCCTCCCGCGGGAAGGGACGTCCCCTCATGCGATCTCCTTTACGTACTCTCCTCGCCACCCTCGCCGCGGCTGCCGTGCTGGCCACCGCCGCGTGCGGTGGCGGCGGTGACACCAGCGAAGACCCCGACGCGAAGGTGACCCTGCGGTTCTCCTGGTGGGGGAGCGCCGACCGGGCCAAGAGCACCCAGCAGGCGCTCGACCTGTTCACGAAGAAGAACCCGAACATCACGATCAAGACGTCGTACTCGGCGTTCAAGCCGTACTTCGAGAAGCTGGCCACCGAGACCGCGGGCGGCAACGCACCCGACGTCTTCCAGATGGACCGCGCCTACCTGCGCGAATACGCCGACCGCAACGTGCTGGCCGAGCTCGACGACGGTGTCACCGACCAGGTCGCCGAGTCGGTCAAGGACTCCGGGGTCGTCGACGACAAGCTCTACGCGGTCCCGATGGGACAGACGACGTTCGTCATGGTCTACGACCCGGAGGCGTACCAGAAGGCGGGCCTGAAGCCGCCGGCCAAGGGCTGGACGTGGCAGGACTACCTCACCAACGGCACCAAGCTCACCCAGGCCTCGAAGGGCAAGGTCAGCGGCGTCACCGACCTCGGCTGGCAGTGGGAGTCGTTCGAGACCTGGCTGCTGCAGAGCGGCACGCAGCTCTACACCGAGGACGGCAAGCTCGGCTTCGAGAAGGCCGATCTGAAGAACTACCTGACTCTGATCGACAACCTCCGCAAGCAGAAGGCGTCGACGCCGGGCAAGGTCACCGCGACGATCGACGGTTCGATCGAGAACATGCCGATGGGCAAGCGGCTCTCGTACACCGAGAACAGCTGGGACTCCACGGTCGCGTCGTACTACGAGGTGCTCGGCAAGCCGGTCGGGCTCGCGCCGTACCCGTCGGACACCGGCAAGCTCGGCGCCTACGCCAAGCCGTCGATGTTCCTGTCGATCTCGCAGAAGACGAAGGTCCGGTCCGCGTCGGACAAGCTCGTCGACTTCCTGGTCAACGACCCCGAAGCCGCCGCGATCCTCGGCGTCGACCGCGGGCTGCCGCCGAACACCGCCAACCGTGACAAGGTCGGTGCGACGCTGACCGGCCCGCAGAAGGCGGTCTACGAGTACGAGAAGAGCATCGAGGCCGACCTGGTCCCCGCTCCTCCGGCACCGCCGAAGGGCAACAGCGCGCTGAAGGACTACTGGCAGCAGCTGAACGAGGAGATCGCGTTCGGGAAGCTGTCGGTCGACAAGGCCGTCGACGAGTTCTTCACCCGGGCTGAGCAGGAACTCACCGCCTGATGGCCGTAGTCACGCCCACCCGGTCCGTGCCGTCGCTGAATGGCGGCACGGACCGGCCGGTGCGCAAACGAGGCGGCGGGATCGCGTACCTGTTCCTCTCGCCCTGGATCGCCGGCGCGCTGCTGCTCACGATCGGCCCGATGGTCGCGTCGCTGTACCTCTCGTTCACCGACTACGACCTGTTCTCGTCGCCGGAGTGGGTGGGGTTCGAGAACTACCGGCGGATGTTCACCGAGGACGGACGGTTCCTCACGTCGGTCTGGGTCACCGCGAAGTACGTGCTGCTCGCGGTGCCGCTCAAGCTCGGGCTGGCGCTGGCCGTGGCGCTGCTGCTCAACCGGCGCCGCACCGGGCAGGGGCTGTATCGGTCGGCGTTCTACGCACCGTCGCTGCTCGGCGCGAGCGTGAGCATCGCGCTGGTGTGGCGCACGCTGTTCGGCGACGGCGCGGCGTTCGAGCGCGGCCTGGCGGCGCTGGGCTGGGAGACCGGCGGGTGGGTCGGTCAGCCGCAGTACGCGCTGTTCACGTTGATCTTCCTGGCCGGCTGGCAGTTCGGCGCGCCGATGGTGATCTTCCTGGCCGGGCTCAAGCAGATCCCGCAGGACCTGTACGACGCGGTGGCGGTGGACGGCGCCGGGCGCTGGCAGACGTTCCGGGCGATCACCCTGCCGATGCTCTCCCCGGTGATCTTCTTCAACCTGGTGCTGGAGACCATCCACGCGTTCCAGGCGTTCACCCCGGCCTACGTGGTCAGTGGCGGGCGCGGCGGTCCGTCGGACGCGACGCTGTTCTACACGCTCTACCTGTACCAGCGCGGGTTCACCGACTTCCGGATGGGTTACGCGTCCGCGATGGCCTGGGTGCTGCTGATCGTGATCGCGGTGGTCACCGCGCTCATCTTCCGGTCCGCGCGGCTCTGGGTCTTCTACACCGATGACAAGGGGCGGTCATGACGGCGCGTCGGCTGGGCTGGCACTTCGTCTGCCTGGCGCTGCTCGCGCTGCTGCTCTACCCGATCGTGTGGCTGCTGGGGACGTCGTTCAAGCCGCCGGACGAGGTGACCTCGAGCCTGGCGCTGCTCCCGCGCGACTGGGAGTTCTCCAACTACACCGATGCGCTGGCCGGCATCGGCGGCACGAGCTTCTGGCGGTTCCTGACCAACTCGGTGATCGTCGCCGGGGGAGCGGTGATCGGCAACGTCGTATCGTGCTCGCTCGCGGCGTTCGCGTTCGCCCGGCTGCGGTTCCGGCTGTCCGGGCCGCTGTTCGCGTTCATGATCGCGACGATCATGCTGCCGCACCACGTCGTGATCATCCCGCAGTACGCGATCTTCCAGCAGATGGGCATGATCGACACGTTCTGGCCGCTGATCCTGCCGAAGTTCCTGGCCACCGACGCGTTCTTCGTGTTCCTCATCGTCCAGTTCATGCGGGGGATCCCCGGCGAGCTCGACGAGGCGGCGCGGATCGACGGGTGCGGCCCGGCGCGGACGTTTTGGCACATCATGCTGCCGCTGATCCGCCCGGCGCTGATCACCACGACGATCTTCACGTTCATCTGGACCTGGAACGACTTCTTCAGCCAGCTGCTGTACCTCAACAGCCCGGAGAACTACACGCTGCCGCTGGCGCTGCGGCTGTTCATCGACCAGACCGGCACGTCCCAGTACGGGCCGATGTTCGCGATGTCGGTGCTCACGCTGGTGCCGATCGGGCTGTTTTTCCTGGCGTTCCAGCGGTTCCTGGTCGAGGGCGTGAGTACGTCCGGATTGAAGGGCTGACATGTTCGGGCCACGATTCTCCCTGTTCGCCGACGTGCTGCTGGTGGGCGTGCTGACGTTCCTGGCCTCGCTACCGCTGGTGACCGCGTTCGCCGCGCTCACCACCGCCTGCCGGGTGCTGTCGCTGCGGGTGGCTTCCGAGACCACGGTGACCGTGCCGGGCTACGGCCGGACGTTCGTCGCGGTGCTCCGGTCGCACCCCGGGGTGCTCCTGTTCCCGCTCCTGCTTCTGGGGGACGCTCTGGCGCTGGCCGTCGGCGCACCCGGCGGTGCGGTGCTGGCGGTGGTGCTCGGCGCGGTGGCGCTCGTCGGGCTCGGTGCGGCCGCACGGTGGGAGCCCGGGTCGTCCTGGTCGGCGGTGCTGCGCGGGGCGGCGCTGGCGTTGCTGCGGCACCCCGGCGACGGGCTGTTGCTGCTGGCCGCGGTGGTCGTGGCGGGCGTGCTGGCGTTCACCGTGCCGCTGATGATCACGCTGGTGCCGGGGGTACTCGCGCTGGCCGCGGTCGCCGTGACCCGACGCCGGCCGGGTGTGGTCGTGGGCGCGCCGGGCGCGTCCGTGGGCGGCGCGTCCGTGGGCGCCGTGGGCGCGGCGGCGCGGGGCGCCGCGCAGGCCGGCGGGTCGGTGGCCCACGGGGCGCGGGCGGTCGCGTGACGGGCGGGATCGGCGCCGGCCGACCGGCGCGGGTGGTGTTGGTGGGCGCGCACGGGCACGGGAAGTGGCATCTGGCGAACCTCGCGCGGCTGGCGGGTCTCGGCATCGCCGAGCTGGTGGGGGTGTGCGATCCGGTGCCGGTTTCCGACGTCCCGTGGTCACCCGAACTGGACCCGCTGATCGGCCGCGTCGACCCGGACGTCGTCCTGATCGCGACGCCGATCCACACGCACGTCGATCTGGCGCTGACGGCTCTGCGCGCGGGCCGGGCGGTGCTGCTGGAGAAGCCACCGGCGCCGACGTTCAGCGAGTTCGCACGGTTGTCGGCCGCCGTGGAGGAGAGCGGCGTCCCCTGCCAGGTCGGTTTCCAGAGCCTCGGTTCCGCGGCGGTGGACGCGGTCCGGGAGATCGTCGCGTCCGGACGCATCGGTACGGTCCGGGGCGTCGGCGGCGCGGGCACCTGGATCCGGACCGCTGCCTACTACGGTCGCGCGTCCTGGGCCGGGCGCCGCAGGCTCGGCGACGTCCCGGTGGTCGACGGTGCGCTGACCAACCCGTTCGCGCACCTGGTGGCGACCGCGCTGGCGATCGACGGCGGGTCGGTGGCCGACGTCAGCCCGGAGCTGTACCACGCGCACCCGATCGAGGCCGACGACACCGCGGCGATCCGGATCCGCACCAGCCACGGCACGCCGGTGACCCTGGCCGTCACGCTCTGCGCCACGCACCACCGCACTCCGTACCTGGTCGTCCACGGCTCCGCCGGCCGGCTCACCCTGCACTACACCGAGGACCTCGTCGAGGTGGCCGGGGAGCAACACCGGTACGACCGCGTCGACCTGCTCACCGACCTCGTCGCCCACCTCCGCGACCGCGCGCGTCCGCTGCGGGTGCCGCTCGCGTCCACCGCGGGTTTCATGCGTGTTCTGGACGCCGTCCGCCGCGCGCCCGAGCCGGTGGCCATCGACCCGGAATGGATCCGCGAGTCCGGGACCGGGCCCGAAACGCGGCGGGAGGTCGTCGGCGTGGATGACGCCGTGCTGGCCGCCGCCGAAACGCTACGAACGTTCACCGAGCAGGAGGTGCCGTGGGCAACGACAGGCCGCTGATCGTCGGCGGGCGCGAAGTGGCCCGGCACGTCCACGCACCCGACCTCGAGCCGTTCGTCTCCCCGCGGCCCTACCTGCATCCGGTCCGGACGCTCGGCGGGACCCCGGTCACCGACGCCGCTCCGGTCGACCACCGCTGGCACCTGGGCGTGTCGGTCGCGGTCCAGGACGTCAACCGGGTGAACTTCTGGGGTGGCCGCACGTACCGGCACCCCGACGGGTACGTCGACCTCGACGACCGCGGCCACGTGCGGCACCGCGCGTTCCGCGGCGACGACCCGCTGGTGA includes:
- a CDS encoding Gfo/Idh/MocA family protein; translated protein: MEQRTLGIAMNGVTGRMGYRQHLVRSILAIRDEGGVLLPDGSRVVPEPILVGRDAAKLRALALRHGLERWTTDLSEALDACDVYFDAQITQAREKAIKAALAAGKHVYTEKPLAETLDGALDLAHLASQAGVRHGVVQDKLFLPGLLKLRRLLDGGFFGRVLSVRGEFGYWVFEGDWQPAQRPSWNYRTEDGGGITLDMFCHWSYVLEHLFGPVEAVTARIATHVPTRWDENGSEYRATADDAAYGIFELSGGVIAQINSSWCTRVNRDELVEFQVDGVEGSAVAGLHRCRIQHRAATPMPTWDPDAPTTERFRDQWQEVPDNGVTDNGFKVQWEAFLRHVCAGTPFPHDFASGARGVALAEAGLRSAAEGRRVVLDA
- a CDS encoding dihydrodipicolinate synthase family protein; this translates as MPEVRLPGGPNYVMGTPGAWSVPTAPFVSRTVFAAAHVVADPFADNTPGAPAVVDWETTLAFRRHLWSWGLGVADAMDTAQRNAGLDWAATRTLIALSAAEATGPLACGAGTDHAGALSSPGEVLAAYEEQVAFVEDTGAQVILMASRQLAAVARGPEDYLSVYGTLLKQVARPVILHWLGEMFDPHLRGYWGSSSVPDATETLLSIIAQHPGAVDGVKVSLLDASHEVSLRRRLPDGVKLYTGDDFHYPALIRGDSSGYSHALLGVLDPIAPAASAALGFLDTGDLDAYDATLAPTVPLARHLFAAPTSAYKTGIVFLAWLAGHQPAFAMVGGATTARSLPHLVETFRLADRAGLFPDPELASARMRAFLAVHGA
- a CDS encoding sugar phosphate isomerase/epimerase family protein, with the translated sequence MSLSLNQKTINRASLAEAVDACARAGIEAIGVWREPLADVGVERGAKLVRDAGLRVSSLCRGGFLTGDDRDAALDENRRAIDEAAALGTSTLVLVVGGLPPGSRDLAAARERVADGVAALAPYAAAAGVRLALEPMHPIYCADRGVLSTLDQALDLALRFPAAQVGVVVDTFHVWWDPRVEAAIARAGDRIAAYQVCDWILPLPPDALLARGLPGDGYIDFRTLGAAVARAGYRGDVEVEVFHADVWAAPFDQVVSEVVHRYAEHVAPTG
- a CDS encoding carbohydrate ABC transporter permease, encoding MTARRLGWHFVCLALLALLLYPIVWLLGTSFKPPDEVTSSLALLPRDWEFSNYTDALAGIGGTSFWRFLTNSVIVAGGAVIGNVVSCSLAAFAFARLRFRLSGPLFAFMIATIMLPHHVVIIPQYAIFQQMGMIDTFWPLILPKFLATDAFFVFLIVQFMRGIPGELDEAARIDGCGPARTFWHIMLPLIRPALITTTIFTFIWTWNDFFSQLLYLNSPENYTLPLALRLFIDQTGTSQYGPMFAMSVLTLVPIGLFFLAFQRFLVEGVSTSGLKG
- a CDS encoding ABC transporter substrate-binding protein, whose protein sequence is MRSPLRTLLATLAAAAVLATAACGGGGDTSEDPDAKVTLRFSWWGSADRAKSTQQALDLFTKKNPNITIKTSYSAFKPYFEKLATETAGGNAPDVFQMDRAYLREYADRNVLAELDDGVTDQVAESVKDSGVVDDKLYAVPMGQTTFVMVYDPEAYQKAGLKPPAKGWTWQDYLTNGTKLTQASKGKVSGVTDLGWQWESFETWLLQSGTQLYTEDGKLGFEKADLKNYLTLIDNLRKQKASTPGKVTATIDGSIENMPMGKRLSYTENSWDSTVASYYEVLGKPVGLAPYPSDTGKLGAYAKPSMFLSISQKTKVRSASDKLVDFLVNDPEAAAILGVDRGLPPNTANRDKVGATLTGPQKAVYEYEKSIEADLVPAPPAPPKGNSALKDYWQQLNEEIAFGKLSVDKAVDEFFTRAEQELTA
- a CDS encoding pectate lyase family protein, whose protein sequence is MSRLLAAVGGLVLLLTLTPPATAAPTELGRQTLAANDGWGGGTTGGAADPRPVVVSTRRQLVDAVAGSAPKIVYVRGTIRDDAGCAAYADPGYTLAGYLAAYDPAVWGRTAEPSGPLEEARVRSAAAQAAQIKIPVGSNTTIVGLGRNARLLGLSLVLDGVSNVIVRNLRFEDAADCFPQWDPTDGATGNWNSAYDNLQLLGASRVWVDHNTFTDGANPDSEQPVYFGRPYQVHDGQFDITRGSDLVTGSWNVFARHDKVSLIGSTNNPADDRGKLRVTLHHNRYTDVLQRLPRVRFGPVHVYNNLYEIPAADPFEYALGVGVESAIVAERNAFLLGAGVPAGDLLYHWGGTALTARDNTVNGAPVDLVAAYNAAHDPDLGNDAGWTPTRVGRVDPVARVAAVVRAGAGAGRL
- a CDS encoding carbohydrate ABC transporter permease, with translation MAVVTPTRSVPSLNGGTDRPVRKRGGGIAYLFLSPWIAGALLLTIGPMVASLYLSFTDYDLFSSPEWVGFENYRRMFTEDGRFLTSVWVTAKYVLLAVPLKLGLALAVALLLNRRRTGQGLYRSAFYAPSLLGASVSIALVWRTLFGDGAAFERGLAALGWETGGWVGQPQYALFTLIFLAGWQFGAPMVIFLAGLKQIPQDLYDAVAVDGAGRWQTFRAITLPMLSPVIFFNLVLETIHAFQAFTPAYVVSGGRGGPSDATLFYTLYLYQRGFTDFRMGYASAMAWVLLIVIAVVTALIFRSARLWVFYTDDKGRS
- a CDS encoding Gfo/Idh/MocA family protein codes for the protein MTGGIGAGRPARVVLVGAHGHGKWHLANLARLAGLGIAELVGVCDPVPVSDVPWSPELDPLIGRVDPDVVLIATPIHTHVDLALTALRAGRAVLLEKPPAPTFSEFARLSAAVEESGVPCQVGFQSLGSAAVDAVREIVASGRIGTVRGVGGAGTWIRTAAYYGRASWAGRRRLGDVPVVDGALTNPFAHLVATALAIDGGSVADVSPELYHAHPIEADDTAAIRIRTSHGTPVTLAVTLCATHHRTPYLVVHGSAGRLTLHYTEDLVEVAGEQHRYDRVDLLTDLVAHLRDRARPLRVPLASTAGFMRVLDAVRRAPEPVAIDPEWIRESGTGPETRREVVGVDDAVLAAAETLRTFTEQEVPWATTGR